The following are from one region of the Ochotona princeps isolate mOchPri1 chromosome 15, mOchPri1.hap1, whole genome shotgun sequence genome:
- the ARF3 gene encoding ADP-ribosylation factor 3 produces the protein MGNIFGNLLKSLIGKKEMRILMVGLDAAGKTTILYKLKLGEIVTTIPTIGFNVETVEYKNISFTVWDVGGQDKIRPLWRHYFQNTQGLIFVVDSNDRERVNEAREELMRMLAEDELRDAVLLVFANKQDLPNAMNAAEITDKLGLHSLRHRNWYIQATCATSGDGLYEGLDWLANQLKNKK, from the exons ATGGGCAATATCTTTGGAAACCTTCTGAAGAGCCTGATTGGAAAGAAGGAGATGCGCATCCTGATGGTGGGCCTGGATGCTGCAGGGAAGACGACCATCCTGTACAAGCTGAAGCTGGGCGAGATCGTCACCACCATCCCTACCATTG GGTTCAACGTGGAAACCGTGGAATACAAGAACATCAGCTtcacagtgtgggatgtgggtggccAAGACAAGATTCGGCCTCTCTGGAGACACTACTTCCAGAACACCCAAG GCTTGATATTTGTGGTCGACAGCAATGACCGGGAGCGAGTAAACGAGGCCCGGGAAGAACTGATGAGGATGCTGGCAGAGGACGAACTCCGGGATGCTGTGCTCCTTGTCTTTGCAAACAAACAG GATCTGCCTAATGCTATGAATGCTGCTGAGATCACGGACAAGCTGGGCCTCCATTCCCTGCGTCACCGCAACTGGTACATTCAGGCCACCTGTGCCACCAGCGGAGATGGGCTGTACGAAGGCCTGGACTGGCTGGCCAATCAGCTCAAAAACAAGAAGTGA